GGCGTATGGGGTCAGCAGTGATACCAAAGCATATATGTCTCAATTCTATCCTCAAATCAAAAGACGTATCATCGATAGCTGGCATCGATTGTTTGACGATTCAATTACCCTTGGCAGCGATGAAAAATACGGCAACATATGGGAGGTTCGAAAAGAATGGATCACACAGATCATAAGGTAAGGCTGTATTCTGCCCAGTCAGAGCTTGTTGTAAAAATTCTTGAAAGAGATGGTGTTTGTTTTTCTAAGAAGGAATATGTAATAAAAAAATATGAAGAAAGTGCTCCGATCTTTATAGCCGCATATGATTGGTTTGTTACAGCGGCAGAAAAATACCTTCCAAAGCCCAAAGGCGCCGAATATCCATATTGGGCCTTTCTCGATAAACACAGTGTGGATCAGCCAGCAGATAGCAAATCTTTAGAGCTATGGATCCCTTTGGATGAAGTTCTATTTTTTGATATGTATGATTGGAATAAGGTATTATGCCTCCAGTATATAGGCGAAACGAAAGCGGATGAAGAACAATTCCATCAAATGATAAGGGATTATGGCATTCGGAAGGAAAGTGATATCATTCT
Above is a genomic segment from Alkaliphilus oremlandii OhILAs containing:
- a CDS encoding DUF3841 domain-containing protein, whose product is MDHTDHKVRLYSAQSELVVKILERDGVCFSKKEYVIKKYEESAPIFIAAYDWFVTAAEKYLPKPKGAEYPYWAFLDKHSVDQPADSKSLELWIPLDEVLFFDMYDWNKVLCLQYIGETKADEEQFHQMIRDYGIRKESDIILTNFYPHLKRQVQDSWIRLFRHHENIKQGNTESVGSVQAGLWQLKKEWML